A section of the Pimelobacter simplex genome encodes:
- a CDS encoding maleylacetate reductase: MVVVHETSPSRVLLGAGARHALPDELTRYDAQRVLVVATRSAAPAADELAAALGERAVARFDRPVVHTPVAVTEEALALVEASRADAVVTIGGGSAVGLGKALVARTGLPHLTMPTTYAGSEVTPVLGETEDGVKRTRRDASLLPRTVVYDVDLTLALPVGLSLTSAVNALAHAVEALWAATSTAVSDALATESARLLLDALPQVLAEPGDRPARAALQQGAWLAGTCLATVPMGLHHQLAHALGGTFDLPHAPLHTLLLAHVVRHNLPFAPAAAERLTAITGGDPAAAIAALAASYDGPRRLRDLGVPADGLAAVADRVAAAPYPNAGPVDAPAVLALLRAAW; encoded by the coding sequence ATGGTGGTCGTCCACGAGACCTCGCCGTCCCGGGTGCTGCTCGGGGCGGGCGCCCGGCACGCCCTGCCCGACGAGCTCACCCGGTACGACGCGCAGCGCGTGCTGGTCGTCGCGACCCGCTCCGCAGCCCCCGCGGCCGACGAGCTGGCGGCCGCGCTGGGCGAGCGCGCGGTCGCCCGCTTCGACCGGCCGGTCGTGCACACCCCGGTCGCGGTGACCGAGGAGGCCCTGGCGCTCGTCGAGGCGTCCCGTGCCGACGCGGTGGTGACCATCGGCGGCGGCTCCGCGGTGGGACTCGGCAAGGCGCTCGTCGCCCGCACCGGCCTGCCCCACCTCACGATGCCCACCACCTACGCCGGCTCCGAGGTCACCCCCGTCCTCGGCGAGACGGAGGACGGCGTCAAGCGGACCCGGCGCGATGCCTCCCTGCTGCCGCGCACCGTCGTCTACGACGTCGACCTCACGCTCGCCCTGCCGGTCGGGCTCAGCCTGACCAGCGCCGTCAACGCGCTCGCCCACGCCGTCGAGGCGCTCTGGGCCGCGACCTCCACCGCGGTCAGCGACGCGCTGGCGACCGAGTCGGCGCGGCTGCTCCTCGACGCCCTGCCGCAGGTGCTCGCCGAGCCCGGCGACCGCCCCGCACGCGCGGCGCTCCAGCAGGGAGCGTGGCTCGCCGGCACCTGCCTGGCCACGGTCCCGATGGGCCTGCACCACCAGCTCGCGCACGCCCTCGGCGGCACCTTCGACCTGCCGCACGCGCCGTTGCACACCCTGCTGCTGGCGCACGTGGTGCGGCACAACCTGCCGTTCGCACCGGCCGCGGCCGAACGGCTCACCGCGATCACCGGGGGCGACCCGGCGGCGGCGATCGCCGCCCTCGCCGCGTCGTACGACGGCCCGCGCCGGCTGCGCGACCTCGGCGTCCCCGCCGACGGCCTGGCCGCGGTCGCGGACCGGGTGGCGGCGGCGCCGTACCCGAACGCGGGGCCGGTTGACGCCCCTGCGGTGCTCGCGCTCCTGCGCGCTGCATGGTGA
- a CDS encoding helix-turn-helix transcriptional regulator produces MTREVVAQVADLVAAGTSVLLCGAAGIGKSYAARQVAAAVPGCVSVLCTPSGNRVPLGALHGWLAELGLADATGGPSVSPLVLAGQVTPQGPADEPVLVHVDDIDLLDPASAELLALLCRRGVVQLLATLRSPGGGALPGPLARLLVEDQVVRVEVAPLTPNEVGELVQLALDGPVHHETIRFLHRTTEGNNLFLRELVRAGAAQATFVLENDVWRWHASSAPEALLLPALFSDDLDALSDAERETVELVALTEPIAIDALALAVGPGVVTGLVRSGLLVEVEQHVRTHHPLFAESARGRIGPWQRRQLFERLHETLPDPPTGAGGGLLRWLAWGAESGAKIAASTWLNGARAAAGAGDLPYAEELAGHALATTPLAARDRLEAHTLRAEVRRFRAQRAQALADLDAAAAALPDATHEADPDWLAGQVLAAARTRADLLQYVDDDPDAALTALTDGYARAARLAPEHPGLAQQRLETMTRQGWAGQCAALRTETPRLLAALTTEDVPENVEAVSPALLALAWQGRTTTLRDLARAGLRALADVESGPSAARPHLAVEIVCTTFFTDLYGGVPADDEGPDALAQLVPTAIAEDIDTGLLAAGAGRRLLAEGAWAEADRVLGDALALLEQRDPSGFGAWTTAAAALAAAGVGDLDRAATLAAAAAASPSRTSRSLAPDLRTLLARARLIGDPEQATAAIEDLRGWAREHAHHLTELEALHLLALAAPATITADHAARATHLATGMEAPVARHLADHVTAVAHGDDAVAGAATRRLAEHGRCLPARGREAAVLSRREREVASLVAGGLSTPEIAERLHLSTRTVESHIARIFTKLGINRRAQVRDLLG; encoded by the coding sequence TTGACGCGTGAGGTCGTCGCCCAGGTCGCTGACCTGGTGGCGGCCGGTACGAGCGTGCTCCTGTGCGGGGCCGCCGGCATCGGCAAGTCGTACGCCGCCCGGCAGGTCGCCGCCGCCGTCCCCGGCTGCGTCTCCGTCCTCTGCACGCCCTCGGGCAACCGCGTCCCGCTGGGCGCACTCCACGGCTGGCTGGCCGAGCTGGGCCTGGCCGACGCGACCGGTGGGCCGTCGGTGAGCCCGCTGGTGCTGGCCGGGCAGGTCACACCTCAGGGACCCGCCGACGAGCCGGTCCTCGTCCACGTCGACGACATCGACCTGCTCGACCCGGCGAGCGCCGAGCTGCTGGCGCTGCTGTGCCGGCGCGGGGTGGTCCAGCTGCTGGCCACCCTGCGCTCCCCCGGCGGCGGCGCGCTGCCGGGGCCCCTGGCCCGGCTGCTGGTCGAGGACCAGGTGGTCCGGGTCGAGGTCGCGCCGCTGACGCCCAACGAGGTCGGCGAGCTGGTCCAGCTCGCGCTCGACGGGCCGGTGCACCACGAGACGATCCGGTTCCTGCACCGCACCACCGAGGGCAACAACCTGTTCCTGCGCGAGCTCGTCAGGGCCGGCGCCGCGCAGGCGACGTTCGTCCTCGAGAACGACGTCTGGCGTTGGCACGCGTCGTCCGCCCCGGAGGCGCTGCTGCTGCCGGCACTGTTCAGTGACGACCTCGACGCGCTCTCCGACGCCGAGCGCGAGACGGTCGAGCTGGTCGCGCTCACCGAGCCGATCGCGATCGACGCGTTGGCACTGGCGGTCGGTCCGGGGGTGGTGACCGGGCTGGTCCGCTCGGGGCTGCTGGTCGAGGTCGAGCAGCACGTCCGTACGCACCATCCGCTGTTCGCCGAGTCCGCGCGCGGACGGATCGGACCGTGGCAGCGCCGACAGCTCTTCGAGCGGCTCCACGAGACGCTCCCCGACCCGCCGACCGGCGCGGGTGGCGGACTCCTGCGCTGGCTGGCCTGGGGTGCCGAGAGCGGCGCCAAGATCGCTGCGAGCACCTGGCTCAACGGCGCCCGCGCGGCGGCCGGCGCCGGGGACCTGCCGTACGCCGAGGAGCTCGCCGGCCACGCGCTCGCGACCACGCCCCTCGCCGCCCGGGACCGGCTCGAGGCGCACACCCTGCGCGCCGAGGTACGCCGCTTCCGCGCCCAGCGCGCGCAGGCGCTGGCCGACCTCGACGCGGCCGCGGCCGCGCTCCCGGACGCGACCCACGAGGCCGACCCGGACTGGCTGGCCGGCCAGGTGCTCGCCGCGGCCCGGACCCGCGCCGACCTCCTCCAGTACGTCGACGACGACCCCGACGCGGCCCTGACCGCCCTGACCGACGGCTACGCCCGAGCCGCCCGGCTCGCGCCCGAGCACCCCGGTCTGGCCCAGCAGCGCCTGGAGACGATGACCCGGCAGGGATGGGCCGGGCAGTGCGCCGCGCTCCGTACCGAGACGCCCCGGCTGCTGGCGGCGCTGACCACAGAAGACGTCCCAGAGAACGTGGAGGCCGTCTCCCCCGCCCTGCTCGCCCTCGCCTGGCAGGGCCGGACGACGACCCTGCGCGACCTGGCCCGGGCCGGCCTCCGCGCCCTGGCCGACGTCGAGTCCGGTCCCTCGGCCGCACGCCCCCACCTGGCGGTGGAGATCGTGTGCACGACCTTCTTCACCGACCTGTACGGCGGCGTCCCGGCCGACGACGAAGGTCCCGACGCGCTGGCCCAGCTGGTCCCCACCGCGATCGCCGAGGACATCGACACCGGGCTCCTCGCCGCCGGCGCCGGCCGCCGGCTGCTCGCAGAAGGCGCCTGGGCCGAGGCCGACCGGGTCCTGGGGGACGCCCTCGCCCTGCTGGAGCAGCGCGACCCGAGCGGGTTCGGGGCCTGGACGACGGCCGCCGCCGCGCTCGCCGCCGCCGGGGTCGGTGACCTCGACCGGGCCGCCACGCTGGCCGCCGCGGCCGCCGCGTCCCCCTCGCGCACCAGCCGCTCGCTCGCCCCCGACCTGCGCACGCTGCTGGCCCGGGCCCGGCTGATCGGCGATCCCGAGCAGGCGACGGCCGCGATCGAGGACCTCCGCGGCTGGGCCCGCGAGCACGCCCACCACCTCACCGAGCTCGAGGCGCTGCACCTCCTCGCCCTCGCGGCACCCGCCACGATCACCGCCGACCACGCCGCGCGCGCCACCCACCTCGCGACCGGCATGGAGGCGCCCGTCGCCCGCCACCTCGCCGACCACGTCACGGCCGTCGCCCACGGCGACGACGCCGTCGCGGGCGCCGCGACCCGGCGCCTGGCCGAGCACGGCCGCTGCCTCCCAGCCAGGGGCCGGGAGGCAGCGGTGCTGAGCCGTCGTGAGCGCGAGGTCGCCTCGCTGGTCGCCGGCGGCCTGAGCACCCCGGAGATCGCCGAGCGCCTGCACCTGTCGACCCGCACGGTCGAGAGCCACATCGCCCGGATCTTCACCAAGCTCGGCATCAACCGCCGCGCCCAGGTCCGCGATCTCCTCGGCTAG
- a CDS encoding Ig-like domain-containing protein: MAGLVAVAMMGSGLVAVATVAAPPAQAAQGHVEMGYSGGPQEFVVPSGVNELTVELRGASGGNGGKSGGSGGRGAVGKVRVAVEEGDVLRVLVGAAGRDAGGAKDEPGGGGPSPYGSGGWGNTGSSIGVTSGGAGAGGGGATALVLDDTVVAVAGGGAGGGGKGGFNGAGGTGGGADQNGSDGGGDGTSGGGTAGAAGGPGGGTGGNAGSSTGAGGGGGGGGGYPGGSGGGGGRTGGGGGGGGGGGRSFHEPALAELVSAWSTSASGDGRVVIDYTQRFRTTVQVDLPTVVNRQTARYDVTVTPESNADGPATGTVTLRARSVDTGVVTTLGTATLSGGSATVFGGGLPAGEYRVEAAYAPAGDFLPSSSEAGLTVARGGTDVALGVPLDPVVRGEETTLTALVARRDPSRGTPTGTVRFEADGTLLDEPVAIDSAGQARLVTTRIPVGTHQITAVYSGDAEFADATSPARAVVVNRGDVTVELTSAYNPVVAGEDVVLDVAVRSSAAGAGVPTGEVQLYAGAQALGGPVALDHRGTARLTTDELPVGTHRVRAVYLGDDDRYDASSAFLDQVVNPGTTTVRLTSDRNPAPAGAPLTFVVQVDPVRPATATPTGQVSLEIDGVPLDAPVALGPDGRVRVTTAALAAGGHTVLARYLGDERYDAAASAPLAQKVAERRATVTLITGPRPLFVGQDLHIRALVSRPDAGVEVPRGGVQYFDNGKALGKASPVSRYGYGGVVLRKLSPGRHRIVARYTPAAGSPYTVAESDVVIVDVRRGRPSCTIRGALRAEAGGGYRVDARVLGRNGRLVSGAGRLVVRYDGRKVVAKAGTSRGKGTARFRAAQAPYLVSVAYQPRGKAPACGAVMNVR, from the coding sequence ATGGCAGGGCTGGTCGCCGTCGCCATGATGGGATCGGGCCTGGTCGCCGTGGCGACCGTGGCGGCGCCGCCGGCGCAGGCCGCGCAGGGCCACGTCGAGATGGGCTACAGCGGCGGACCGCAGGAGTTCGTGGTGCCCTCGGGCGTCAACGAGCTGACGGTCGAGCTGCGCGGTGCGTCCGGCGGCAACGGCGGCAAGTCCGGGGGCTCCGGTGGCCGCGGTGCGGTCGGCAAGGTACGCGTGGCGGTCGAGGAGGGCGACGTCCTCCGGGTGCTGGTCGGCGCGGCGGGCCGCGACGCCGGCGGCGCGAAGGACGAGCCGGGCGGCGGTGGGCCGTCGCCGTACGGTTCGGGCGGCTGGGGCAACACGGGCTCCTCGATCGGCGTCACCTCGGGCGGCGCGGGTGCGGGCGGTGGTGGCGCCACCGCGCTCGTGCTCGACGACACGGTCGTCGCGGTCGCCGGCGGTGGCGCCGGCGGTGGCGGCAAGGGCGGCTTCAACGGCGCCGGCGGGACCGGCGGCGGCGCGGACCAGAACGGGTCTGACGGCGGCGGCGACGGTACGTCGGGCGGCGGCACCGCGGGTGCCGCGGGCGGCCCCGGCGGCGGGACCGGCGGCAACGCCGGCAGCAGCACCGGAGCAGGCGGCGGTGGCGGCGGTGGGGGCGGCTACCCGGGCGGCTCCGGTGGCGGCGGCGGCCGTACCGGCGGTGGCGGCGGCGGAGGCGGCGGCGGTGGCCGCAGCTTCCACGAGCCTGCGCTCGCCGAGCTGGTCTCGGCCTGGAGCACCTCGGCCTCCGGCGACGGCCGGGTCGTCATCGACTACACCCAGCGCTTCCGGACCACGGTCCAGGTCGACCTGCCGACCGTCGTCAACCGGCAGACCGCCCGCTACGACGTCACCGTGACGCCCGAGTCGAACGCCGACGGGCCGGCCACCGGCACCGTCACGCTGCGCGCCCGCTCCGTCGACACCGGTGTCGTCACGACGCTCGGCACCGCGACGCTGAGCGGCGGGTCCGCGACGGTGTTCGGCGGCGGCCTGCCGGCAGGGGAGTACCGGGTCGAGGCGGCGTACGCGCCGGCCGGCGACTTCCTCCCGTCGTCCAGCGAGGCCGGCCTTACCGTCGCCCGCGGCGGCACCGACGTGGCGCTCGGTGTACCGCTGGACCCGGTGGTGCGCGGCGAGGAGACCACGCTGACCGCGCTCGTCGCCCGGCGCGACCCCAGCCGGGGCACGCCCACCGGCACGGTCCGGTTCGAGGCCGACGGCACGCTGCTCGACGAGCCGGTGGCGATCGACAGCGCGGGCCAGGCCCGCCTGGTCACCACCCGGATCCCGGTCGGGACGCACCAGATCACCGCGGTGTACTCCGGCGACGCCGAGTTCGCCGACGCCACCAGCCCGGCGCGGGCGGTCGTCGTCAACCGCGGCGACGTCACCGTCGAGCTGACCTCCGCCTACAACCCGGTCGTGGCCGGGGAGGACGTCGTCCTGGACGTGGCCGTGCGCTCCAGCGCCGCCGGGGCCGGCGTACCGACGGGCGAGGTGCAGCTCTATGCCGGGGCGCAGGCCCTCGGCGGCCCGGTCGCCCTCGACCACCGCGGCACCGCCCGGCTGACCACCGACGAGCTGCCGGTCGGGACGCACCGGGTGCGCGCGGTCTACCTCGGCGACGACGACCGGTACGACGCCAGCAGCGCGTTCCTCGACCAGGTCGTCAACCCCGGCACGACCACCGTACGGCTCACCAGTGACCGCAACCCGGCCCCGGCCGGGGCGCCGCTGACGTTCGTCGTCCAGGTCGACCCGGTCCGCCCGGCGACCGCGACGCCGACCGGGCAGGTCAGCCTCGAGATCGACGGCGTCCCGCTCGACGCACCCGTCGCGCTCGGCCCCGACGGCCGGGTGCGCGTCACGACCGCCGCGCTCGCGGCCGGTGGGCACACCGTGCTCGCCCGCTACCTCGGCGACGAGCGGTACGACGCCGCGGCCAGCGCCCCGCTCGCCCAGAAGGTCGCCGAGCGACGAGCCACCGTCACCCTCATCACCGGCCCGCGGCCGCTGTTCGTCGGCCAGGACCTGCACATCCGGGCGCTCGTCTCGCGTCCGGACGCCGGGGTGGAGGTGCCGCGCGGCGGGGTGCAGTACTTCGACAACGGCAAGGCGCTCGGCAAGGCCTCGCCCGTCTCCCGGTACGGCTACGGCGGCGTGGTGCTGCGCAAGCTCTCGCCCGGCCGGCACCGGATCGTCGCGCGGTACACGCCGGCGGCGGGGTCGCCGTACACCGTGGCGGAGAGCGACGTCGTCATCGTCGACGTCCGTCGCGGGCGTCCCTCGTGCACGATCCGCGGCGCGCTGCGGGCCGAGGCCGGCGGCGGCTACCGGGTCGACGCGCGGGTGCTCGGCCGCAACGGGCGACTGGTGTCGGGCGCGGGCCGACTCGTGGTCCGGTACGACGGCCGCAAGGTGGTCGCGAAGGCCGGGACGAGCCGCGGCAAGGGCACGGCCCGCTTCCGGGCGGCGCAGGCGCCGTACCTGGTGTCGGTGGCGTACCAGCCGCGCGGCAAGGCTCCGGCCTGTGGTGCGGTGATGAACGTGCGGTGA
- a CDS encoding sulfate/molybdate ABC transporter ATP-binding protein: MSIEVRGVGKRYGDFVALDDINVSLPTGQLTALLGPSGGGKSTLLRIIAGLETADSGSVEIEGVDATKLPPQKRNVGFVFQHYAVFKHMTVAKNVAFGLEIRKRPKAEVKEKVAELLELVHLSQFAHRLPSQLSGGQRQRLALARALAVEPSVLLLDEPFGALDAKVRKELRDWLRRLHDDVHVTTVFVTHDQEEALEVADEIVVINEGRIEQIGSPDQLYDEPANDFVMGFLGAVTQLGPLRLRPHDIEVAVEPGVPGSAAGVVQRALRVGFEVRLTVDVEGQSEPALVVLSRAHARALDLELGSRVWLSPTTGAASVPFLGGVSA, translated from the coding sequence ATGAGCATCGAAGTACGCGGTGTCGGCAAGCGCTACGGCGACTTCGTCGCCCTCGACGACATCAACGTGTCCCTGCCCACCGGTCAGCTGACCGCCCTCCTCGGCCCCAGCGGCGGCGGCAAGTCCACCCTGCTGCGCATCATCGCCGGCCTCGAGACCGCCGACTCCGGCTCGGTCGAGATCGAGGGCGTCGACGCCACGAAGCTGCCGCCCCAGAAGCGGAACGTCGGCTTCGTGTTCCAGCACTACGCCGTCTTCAAGCACATGACGGTCGCCAAGAACGTCGCGTTCGGCCTGGAGATCCGCAAGCGCCCCAAGGCCGAGGTCAAGGAGAAGGTCGCCGAGCTCCTCGAGCTCGTCCACCTCTCGCAGTTCGCCCACCGGCTGCCCTCGCAGCTCTCCGGCGGCCAGCGCCAGCGCCTCGCCCTGGCCCGGGCCCTCGCGGTGGAGCCCTCGGTGCTCCTCCTCGACGAGCCCTTCGGCGCGCTCGACGCCAAGGTCCGCAAGGAGCTGCGCGACTGGCTGCGCCGTCTCCACGACGACGTCCACGTGACCACCGTCTTCGTCACCCACGACCAGGAGGAGGCCCTCGAGGTCGCCGACGAGATCGTCGTCATCAACGAGGGCCGCATCGAGCAGATCGGCAGCCCCGACCAGCTCTACGACGAGCCGGCCAACGACTTCGTCATGGGCTTCCTCGGCGCCGTCACCCAGCTCGGCCCGCTCCGGCTCCGCCCGCACGACATCGAGGTCGCGGTCGAGCCCGGCGTGCCCGGCTCGGCGGCCGGCGTCGTGCAGCGCGCCCTGCGCGTGGGCTTCGAGGTGCGGCTGACCGTGGACGTCGAGGGGCAGTCCGAGCCGGCGCTCGTCGTCCTCTCGCGGGCGCACGCGCGGGCCCTGGACCTCGAGCTCGGCAGTCGGGTGTGGCTGAGCCCGACGACGGGCGCGGCGTCGGTGCCGTTCCTCGGCGGGGTCTCCGCCTAA
- a CDS encoding lytic transglycosylase domain-containing protein, whose translation MNVDRHLAAAIGLVVVAVGLVVGVGVAFAYDVGSAPRRTPPAAATQPGGPAGPAVTGAAPAQPQPQAPQEQQRPDQYRPDDAWVTRVAGATGIPPRALAAYARAHLRVADEQPGCKVAWNSIAALGGVESRHGSVNDAVLGADGVPRPPILGPRLDGKAFAAIRDTDGGALDGDTEWDRAVGPLQFIPSTWARWAADGNGDGTADPHQIDDAALAAGRYLCAAGDLSTPDAWRRAIFSFNHSDAYVADIAALANQYAAAAG comes from the coding sequence GTGAACGTCGACCGCCACCTCGCCGCGGCGATCGGACTCGTCGTCGTCGCGGTGGGTCTGGTCGTGGGGGTCGGTGTCGCCTTCGCGTACGACGTGGGCTCGGCCCCGCGCCGGACCCCGCCCGCCGCGGCGACCCAGCCGGGAGGCCCGGCGGGCCCCGCGGTCACCGGCGCCGCCCCGGCCCAGCCCCAGCCGCAGGCACCGCAGGAGCAGCAGCGGCCCGACCAGTACCGCCCCGACGACGCCTGGGTGACCCGGGTCGCAGGGGCGACCGGGATCCCGCCGCGCGCGCTGGCGGCCTACGCGCGGGCCCACCTGCGAGTGGCGGACGAGCAGCCGGGGTGCAAGGTGGCGTGGAACAGCATCGCCGCGCTCGGCGGCGTCGAGTCCCGCCACGGCAGCGTCAATGACGCGGTGCTCGGTGCGGACGGCGTCCCGCGGCCGCCGATCCTGGGGCCGCGGCTGGATGGCAAGGCGTTCGCGGCGATCCGGGACACCGACGGTGGGGCGCTCGACGGGGACACCGAGTGGGACCGGGCGGTGGGGCCGTTGCAGTTCATCCCGTCGACGTGGGCCCGGTGGGCCGCCGACGGCAACGGTGACGGGACCGCCGACCCGCACCAGATCGACGACGCGGCGCTCGCGGCCGGCCGCTACCTGTGCGCTGCCGGCGACCTCAGCACGCCCGACGCGTGGCGCCGCGCGATCTTCAGCTTCAACCACTCCGACGCCTACGTCGCGGACATCGCCGCCCTCGCCAACCAGTACGCCGCCGCGGCCGGCTGA
- a CDS encoding SRPBCC domain-containing protein — translation MNPAAEISIDAPLQTVWAVMLDTARYGEWNPFVERAETAVPAAVGNPIVLHVVWANGKRTRSPERITALDGPTTDPATGTTTALMSYVYEGVPARLGLVRGVRHQRLTQEPGGPTTYATVEEFRGPLVALAGPGRVADGFRRHAEGLKRRAEAEAASPPAG, via the coding sequence ATGAACCCCGCGGCTGAGATCAGCATCGACGCGCCCCTGCAGACCGTCTGGGCGGTCATGCTCGACACCGCGCGCTACGGCGAGTGGAACCCCTTCGTCGAGCGCGCCGAGACCGCCGTACCGGCCGCGGTGGGCAACCCGATCGTGCTCCACGTCGTGTGGGCCAACGGCAAGCGCACCCGCTCGCCGGAGCGGATCACCGCGCTCGACGGGCCCACCACCGATCCCGCCACCGGTACGACGACCGCGCTGATGTCGTACGTCTACGAGGGCGTGCCGGCCCGGCTGGGCCTGGTCCGGGGGGTGCGCCACCAGCGGCTCACCCAGGAGCCGGGCGGGCCCACGACGTACGCGACGGTGGAGGAGTTCCGCGGCCCGCTCGTCGCCCTCGCGGGGCCCGGGCGGGTGGCGGACGGCTTCCGCCGGCACGCCGAGGGGCTCAAGCGGCGGGCGGAGGCGGAGGCGGCTTCGCCCCCGGCGGGATGA
- a CDS encoding helix-turn-helix transcriptional regulator, translating to MPEHLMDMHAIAELLGVSKQRVQQLAAAGKLPEPHADLRIGRVWLRADIEKWARETGRIA from the coding sequence ATGCCTGAGCACCTGATGGACATGCACGCGATCGCCGAACTGCTCGGCGTCTCGAAGCAGCGCGTGCAGCAGCTCGCGGCCGCCGGCAAACTGCCCGAGCCCCACGCCGATCTGCGGATTGGTCGCGTCTGGCTGCGAGCCGACATCGAGAAGTGGGCACGCGAGACGGGCCGGATCGCCTGA